The following proteins are encoded in a genomic region of Gimesia algae:
- a CDS encoding alpha/beta hydrolase family protein — MSKFVLLSLFVAGMICLNSECLSAAEKVSEVKQNPARLELIKVNSSLDDSMQPSMLWAPAAAKTTPTPLFVFLHSWSGNYKQNNAKWLKEAQQRGWIYLHPDFRGVNQQPEACGSRLARQDILDAIDYVIKHYDVDQSRIYLAGSSGGGHMTMLMAGHHPDRFSAASAWVGISDLAEWYRFHLKDGVPQNYARMILKSLTDKPGTSEAIDVEYRDRSPLFWIGNATELPLDLNAGVTDGQTGSVPFAHTINAFNVLSKKNETAPVTEAEIEQLWDLGALKDPQPSDQATDKTYGRDIHLRRKSGKARVTIFQGGHEGLPEPACEWLSTQSRDTSGFGKKSAEAR; from the coding sequence ATGTCAAAATTCGTATTGCTCTCCCTCTTCGTAGCAGGAATGATTTGCTTAAATTCGGAATGTCTGTCAGCAGCGGAAAAAGTCTCTGAGGTGAAACAGAATCCGGCCAGGCTGGAGCTCATCAAAGTCAACAGCAGTCTGGATGACAGCATGCAACCCTCTATGCTCTGGGCTCCCGCTGCTGCGAAAACAACTCCGACACCGCTGTTTGTCTTTCTGCATTCCTGGAGTGGCAATTATAAGCAGAACAATGCAAAGTGGCTGAAAGAAGCCCAACAGCGCGGCTGGATTTACCTGCACCCTGACTTTCGGGGCGTCAATCAGCAGCCCGAAGCCTGTGGTTCTCGACTGGCGCGACAGGATATTCTGGATGCCATTGATTATGTCATCAAACATTACGATGTGGATCAGTCACGCATTTACCTGGCCGGTTCTTCAGGAGGCGGACACATGACGATGTTGATGGCCGGTCATCATCCTGATCGTTTCTCGGCGGCTTCCGCCTGGGTCGGCATCAGCGATCTGGCGGAGTGGTACCGCTTTCATCTCAAAGACGGCGTGCCGCAGAATTATGCACGCATGATTTTAAAATCATTGACTGACAAGCCGGGCACCTCTGAAGCCATTGATGTCGAATACCGCGATCGTTCTCCTCTCTTCTGGATCGGAAATGCGACGGAATTACCCCTGGATCTCAATGCCGGTGTGACGGATGGCCAAACCGGTTCGGTTCCCTTCGCACATACAATTAATGCCTTTAACGTACTGTCGAAAAAGAACGAGACGGCCCCTGTGACTGAGGCAGAAATAGAACAGTTGTGGGACCTGGGTGCCCTGAAAGATCCTCAGCCCTCCGATCAGGCGACTGATAAAACCTACGGTCGCGACATTCATCTCAGACGAAAATCGGGTAAAGCACGTGTGACAATTTTTCAGGGAGGCCATGAAGGCTTACCGGAACCTGCCTGCGAGTGGCTCTCAACACAGTCACGCGATACCTCTGGTTTCGGCAAGAAGTCTGCTGAAGCGCGTTGA